In the genome of Capra hircus breed San Clemente chromosome 5, ASM170441v1, whole genome shotgun sequence, one region contains:
- the COL2A1 gene encoding collagen alpha-1(II) chain → MIRLGAPQTLVLLTLLVAAVLRCHGQDVQKAGSCVQDGQRYNDKDVWKPEPCRICVCDTGTVLCDDIICEDMKDCLSPETPFGECCPICSADLPTASGQPGPKGQKGEPGDIKDIVGPKGPPGPQGPAGEQGPRGDRGDKGEKGAPGPRGRDGEPGTPGNPGPPGPPGPPGPPGLGGNFAAQMAGGFDEKAGGAQMGVMQGPMGPMGPRGPPGPAGAPGPQGFQGNPGEPGEPGVSGPMGPRGPPGPPGKPGDDGEAGKPGKSGERGPPGPQGARGFPGTPGLPGVKGHRGYPGLDGAKGEAGAPGVKGESGSPGENGSPGPMGPRGLPGERGRTGPAGAAGARGNDGQPGPAGPPGPVGPAGGPGFPGAPGAKGEAGPTGARGPEGAQGPRGEPGTPGSPGPAGAAGNPGTDGIPGAKGSAGAPGIAGAPGFPGPRGPPGPQGATGPLGPKGQTGEPGIAGFKGEQGPKGEPGPAGPQGAPGPAGEEGKRGARGEPGGAGPAGPPGERGAPGNRGFPGQDGLAGPKGAPGERGPSGLAGPKGANGDPGRPGEPGLPGARGLTGRPGDAGPQGKVGPSGAPGEDGRPGPPGPQGARGQPGVMGFPGPKGANGEPGKAGEKGLPGAPGLRGLPGKDGETGAAGPPGPAGPAGERGEQGAPGPSGFQGLPGPPGPPGEGGKPGDQGVPGEAGAPGLVGPRGERGFPGERGSPGSQGLQGARGLPGTPGTDGPKGAAGPAGPPGAQGPPGLQGMPGERGAAGIAGPKGDRGDVGEKGPEGAPGKDGGRGLTGPIGPPGPAGANGEKGEVGPPGPAGTAGARGAPGERGETGPPGPAGFAGPPGADGQPGAKGEQGEAGQKGDAGAPGPQGPSGAPGPQGPTGVTGPKGARGAQGPPGATGFPGAAGRVGPPGSNGNPGPPGPPGPSGKDGPKGARGDSGPPGRAGDPGLQGPAGPPGEKGEPGDDGPSGPDGPPGPQGLAGQRGIVGLPGQRGERGFPGLPGPSGEPGKQGAPGASGDRGPPGPVGPPGLTGPAGEPGREGSPGADGPPGRDGAAGVKGDRGETGAVGAPGAPGPPGSPGPAGPVGKQGDRGEAGAQGPMGPAGPAGARGMPGPQGPRGDKGETGEAGERGLKGHRGFTGLQGLPGPPGPSGDQGASGPAGPSGPRGPPGPVGPSGKDGANGIPGPIGPPGPRGRSGETGPAGPPGNPGPPGPPGPPGPGIDMSAFAGLGQREKGPDPLQYMRADEAAGNLRQHDAEVDATLKSLNNQIESLRSPEGSRKNPARTCRDLKLCHPEWKSGDYWIDPNQGCTLDAMKVFCNMETGETCVYPNPASVPKKNWWSSKSKDKKHIWFGETINGGFHFSYGDDNLAPNTANVQMTFLRLLSTEGSQNITYHCKNSIAYLDEAAGNLKKALLIQGSNDVEIRAEGNSRFTYTVLKDGCTKHTGKWGETVIEYRSQKTSRLPIIDIAPMDIGGPEQEFGVDIGPVCFL, encoded by the exons ATCGTAGGACCCAAGGGACCTCCTGGACCTCag ggACCTGCAGGTGAACAAGGACCCAGAGGTGATCGTGGTGACAAAGGTGAAAAA GGTGCTCCTGGACCTCGTGGCAGAGATGGAGAGCCTGGGACCCCTGGAAACCCTGGCCCCCCTGGTCCTCCCGGCCCCCCCGGCCCCCCTGGCCTTGGTGGA AACTTTGCTGCCCAGATGGCTGGTGGATTTGATGAGAAGGCTGGTGGCGCCCAGATGGGAGTAATGCAGGGACCAATG GGCCCCATGGGACCTCGGGGACCCCCAGGCCCTGCTGGTGCTCCC GGACCTCAAGGATTTCAAGGCAACCCTGGTGAACCTGGGGAACCCGGTGTCTCT GGTCCCATGGGCCCCCGTGGTCCTCCTGGCCCCCCTGGGAAACCTGGTGATGAT GGCGAAGCCGGAAAGCCTGGAAAATCTGGCGAGAGAGGCCCTCCTGGCCCTCAG GGTGCTCGCGGCTTCCCAGGAACCCCAGGCCTTCCTGGTGTCAAAGGTCACAGA GGTTACCCAGGTCTAGATGGTGCTAAGGGAGAAGCTGGTGCTCCGGGTGTGAAG GGTGAGAGTGGTTCCCCAGGTGAGAACGGTTCTCCAGGCCCAATG GGTCCCCGCGGCTTGCCTGGTGAGAGAGGACGGACTGGCCCTGCCGGCGCTGCA GGTGCTCGAGGCAATGACGGTCAACCAGGCCCTGCAGGGCCTCCG GGTCCCGTGGGTCCTGCTGGCGGTCCTGGCTTCCCCGGTGCTCCTGGTGCCAAG GGTGAAGCTGGCCCCACCGGTGCTCGAGGTCCCGAAGGCGCCCAGGGTCCTCGTGGTGAACCTGGTACTCCTGGGTCCCCTGGGCCAGCTGGCGCCGCT GGCAACCCTGGAACTGACGGAATCCCTGGAGCCAAGGGATCTGCT GGTGCCCCTGGCATTGCTGGTGCTCCCGGCTTCCCTGGACCCCGTGGTCCACCCGGCCCTCAAGGTGCAACTGGTCCTCTGGGCCCGAAAGGTCAAACG GGTGAGCCTGGTATTGCTGGCTTCAAAGGCGAACAAGGCCCCAAGGGAGAACCG GGCCCTGCTGGTCCCCAAGGAGCCCCTGGTCCTGCTGGTGAAGAAGGGAAAAGAGGTGCCCGTGGAGAGCCTGGTGGTGCTGGGCCCGCCGGTCCCCCTGGAGAAAGA GGCGCTCCTGGCAACCGTGGTTTCCCAGGTCAGGATGGTCTGGCAGGTCCCAAG GGAGCCCCTGGAGAGCGAGGACCCAGTGGCCTTGCTGGTCCCAAAGGAGCCAACGGTGACCCTGGCCGTCCCGGAGAGCCTGGCCTTCCTGGAGCCCGG GGTCTCACTGGTCGCCCTGGTGATGCTGGTCCTCAAGGCAAAGTTGGTCCTTCC GGAGCCCCTGGTGAAGATGGTCGCCCTGGACCCCCAGGCCCTCAGGGAGCTCGTGGGCAGCCTGGTGTCATGGGTTTCCCTGGCCCCAAAGGTGCAAAT GGTGAGCCTGGCAAAGCTGGTGAGAAAGGACTGCCTGGTGCTCCTGGCCTGAGA GGTCTTCCTGGCAAAGATGGTGAGACAGGTGCTGCAGGCCCCCCTGGACCCGCT GGACCAGCTGGTGAACGAGGCGAGCAGGGTGCTCCTGGGCCATCTGGGTTCCAG GGACTTCCTGGCCCTCCCGGCCCCCCAGGTGAAGGTGGAAAACCAGGTGACCAG GGTGTTCCTGGTGAAGCTGGAGCTCCCGGCCTTGTGGGTCCCAGG GGTGAACGAGGTTTCCCCGGAGAACGTGGCTCCCCTGGTTCCCAGGGCCTCCAGGGGGCCCGCGGCCTCCCCGGCACTCCTGGCACCGATGGTCCCAAA GGCGCAGCTGGCCCAGCTGGCCCCCCTGGGGCTCAGGGCCCTCCAGGTCTACAGGGCATGCCCGGCGAGAGGGGAGCAGCTGGTATTGCCGGACCCAAGGGAGACAGG GGTGACGTTGGTGAGAAAGGCCCTGAGGGCGCGCCCGGGAAGGACGGTGGACGA GGTCTGACTGGCCCCATTGGCCCCCCTGGCCCAGCCGGTGCCAACGGTGAGAAG GGAGAAGTTGGACCCCCTGGTCCTGCTGGAACTGCTGGTGCTCGCGGCGCCCCG GGTGAACGCGGAGAGACAGGCCCCCCTGGACCCGCTGGATTCGCCGGCCCCCCT GGTGCTGATGGCCAGCCTGGTGCCAAAGGTGAACAAGGAGAAGCCGGCCAGAAAGGTGACGCTGGTGCCCCCGGTCCTCAGGGCCCCTCTGGAGCTCCTGGGCCTCAG ggTCCTACTGGTGTGACTGGTCCTAAAGGAGCCCGAGGTGCTCAAGGCCCCCCC GGAGCTACCGGATTCCCCGGAGCAGCTGGCCGCGTCGGACCCCCAGGCTCCAAT GGCAACCCTGGACCCCCCGGTCCTCCTGGTCCTTCTGGAAAAGATGGTCCTAAAGGTGCTCGAGGAGACAGCGGCCCCCCTGGCCGAGCTGGTGACCCTGGCCTCCAAGGTCCTGCTGGACCCCCTGGCGAGAAGGGAGAGCCTGGAGATGATGGCCCTTCT GGTCCCGACGGTCCTCCAGGTCCTCAGGGTCTGGCTGGTCAGAGGGGCATCGTTGGTCTGCCTGGACAGCGTGGTGAGAGAGGATTCCCCGGCCTCCCCGGCCCCTCG GGTGAGCCTGGCAAGCAGGGAGCCCCTGGAGCATCTGGAGACCGAGGTCCCCCTGGCCCTGTGGGTCCTCCTGGCCTGACTGGTCCTGCTGGCGAGCCTGGACGTGAG GGAAGCCCCGGTGCTGACGGCCCCCCTGGCAGAGATGGCGCAGCTGGAGTCAAG GGTGACCGTGGAGAGACTGGTGCTGTGGGTGCCCCTGGAGCCCCTGGGCCCCCTGGCTCTCCTGGTCCCGCCGGCCCAGTTGGCAAGCAGGGAGACCGAGGAGAAGCT GGCGCACAAGGTCCCATGGGACCTGCAGGACCTGCTGGAGCCCGGGGAATGCCA GGCCCTCAAGGCCCCCGAGGTGACAAAGGAGAAACTGGAGAGGCTGGCGAGAGGGGACTGAAGGGACACCGTGGCTTCACCGGTCTGCAGGGTCTGCCCGGCCCCCCT GGTCCTTCTGGAGACCAGGGTGCCTCCGGTCCTGCAGGTCCTTCTGGCCCCAGA GGTCCTCCTGGCCCCGTCGGTCCCTCTGGCAAAGATGGTGCTAACGGAATCCCTGGCCCCATTGGACCTCCTGGGCCCCGTGGACGTTCTGGCGAAACTGGCCCTGCT GGTCCTCCTGGAAACCCTGGCCCCCCTGGCCCTCCTGGCCCCCCCGGCCCTGGCATTGACATGTCCGCCTTTGCTGGCCTTGGCCAGAGAGAGAAGGGCCCCGACCCCCTGCAGTACATGCGGGCTGACGAGGCAGCCGGCAACCTGAGACAGCATGACGCCGAGGTGGACGCCACACTCAAGTCCCTCAACAACCAGATCGAGAGCCTCCGCAGCCCTGAAGGCTCCCGCAAGAACCCAGCTCGCACCTGCCGAGACCTGAAACTCTGCCACCCTGAGTGGAAGAGCG GAGACTACTGGATCGACCCCAACCAGGGCTGCACCCTGGATGCCATGAAGGTTTTCTGCAACATGGAGACTGGCGAGACCTGCGTCTACCCCAACCCGGCCAGCGTCCCCAAGAAGAACTGGTGGAGCAGCAAGAGCAAGGACAAGAAACACATCTGGTTTGGAGAAACCATCAACGGTGGCTTCCAC TTCAGCTATGGAGATGACAACCTGGCTCCCAACACCGCCAACGTCCAGATGACCTTCCTGCGCCTGCTGTCCACCGAGGGCTCTCAGAACATCACCTACCACTGCAAGAACAGCATTGCCTACCTGGACGAAGCTGCTGGCAACCTCAAGAAGGCTCTGCTCATCCAGGGCTCAAACGACGTGGAGATCCGGGCTGAGGGCAACAGCAGGTTCACATACACCGTTCTGAAGGATGGCTGCACG AAACACACCGGTAAGTGGGGCGAGACTGTGATTGAGTACCGGTCACAGAAGACCTCACGTCTCCCCATCATTGACATTGcacccatggacataggagggCCCGAGCAGGAATTCGGTGTGGACATAGGGCCTGTCTGCTTCTTGTAA
- the TMEM106C gene encoding transmembrane protein 106C: MGSPHSIYAHRPFSKRRKADDTEDSLAEREQQEAIAQFPYVEFTGRDSITCLTCQGTGYIPEQVNELVALIPHSDQRLRPQRTKQYVLLSILLCLLASGLVVFFLFPHSVLVDDDGIKVVKVTFNEQRSLVILAITATLKIRNSNFYSVAVTSLSSEVQYMNTVVGSYMTTNISLIPPRSEHLVNFTVNAEMGGPYSYVYFFCTLPYIGAHNIVVFIRTSVKISYIGHVTQSSLETHHYVDCGVNSTAV, encoded by the exons ATGGGGTCCCCTCATTCCATCTATGCTCACCGGCCTTTCAGCAAGCGACGGAAAGCAGATGACACTGAGGATTCTCTGGCCGAACGGGAGCAGCAGGAGGCTATTGCTCAGTTCCCCTATGTGGAGTTCACCGGGCGAGATAGCATTACCTGTCTCACGTGTCAGGGGACAGGCTACATTCCAG agCAAGTTAATGAGTTGGTGGCTTTGATCCCTCACAGCGATCAGCGGTTGCGTCCTCAGAGAAC GAAGCAGTATGTCCTTCTCTCTATCCTGCTCTGCCTCCTGGCGTCTGGTTTGGTGGTTTTCTTCCTGTTTCCACATTCAGTCCTCGTGGATGACGATGGCATCAAAGTGGTGAAAGTCACATTTAATGAGCAGAGGTCCCTTGTCATCCTCGCCATCACG GCCACCCTGAAAATTAGAAACTCCAACTTCTACTCCGTGGCGGTGACCAGCCTGTCCAGTGAGGTTCAGTACATGAACACCGTGGTTGGGTCGTACATGACGACTAACATCTCCCTCATTCCACCTCGGAGCGAACACCTG GTGAATTTTACCGTGAACGCCGAGATGGGAGGACCATATTCCTATGTGTA CTTCTTCTGCACGCTACCCTATATTGGAGCGCACAACATAGTGGTCTTCATTCG AACTTCAGTGAAGATTTCGTACATTGGCCACGTGACCCAGAGCTCCTTAGAGACACATCACTATGTGGATTGTGGAGTAAATTCCACAGCCGTTTAG